From the genome of Thermodesulfobacteriota bacterium, one region includes:
- a CDS encoding riboflavin synthase, whose translation MFTGIVETLGTVRKKASSGEGLRLTIEADIKWSDLMPGESISVNGTCLTATDLSGPVFTVDVSPESIRRTTMGRINIGDKVNLERALRPTDRLGGHIVTGHIDATGVILSRQEQAAFTLFSIRIPKEFAGYVIEKGSIAVDGISLTVNDCHDSSFSVSIIPFTARHTTIGRRKAGDAVNIEFDIIGKYVEKLLSRGRNDKARDVEKGRISREFLAEHGIV comes from the coding sequence ATGTTCACCGGAATCGTAGAGACCCTGGGTACCGTAAGAAAAAAGGCCTCTTCCGGCGAGGGGTTGAGACTTACGATTGAGGCCGATATAAAGTGGTCCGACCTGATGCCGGGAGAAAGTATTAGTGTGAACGGGACCTGTCTGACCGCAACAGATTTATCCGGTCCGGTGTTTACCGTAGATGTCTCTCCGGAGAGCATTCGCCGGACTACCATGGGACGGATCAATATAGGCGATAAGGTAAACCTGGAAAGGGCATTAAGGCCCACAGATCGCCTGGGCGGTCATATCGTGACCGGACATATAGATGCGACCGGAGTTATTCTGAGCCGGCAGGAGCAGGCCGCCTTTACCCTGTTTTCTATCCGGATTCCAAAGGAATTCGCCGGATACGTGATAGAAAAGGGCTCCATCGCCGTAGATGGCATCAGCCTTACAGTAAACGATTGCCATGATTCTTCGTTCTCTGTATCCATCATCCCTTTTACTGCCCGGCACACCACTATAGGCCGGCGCAAAGCGGGCGATGCCGTTAATATCGAATTTGATATTATCGGCAAGTATGTGGAAAAATTGCTCTCAAGGGGCCGGAACGATAAGGCCAGGGATGTAGAGAAGGGCAGGATCAGCCGGGAGTTTCTGGCCGAACATGGGATTGTCTAA
- the ribD gene encoding bifunctional diaminohydroxyphosphoribosylaminopyrimidine deaminase/5-amino-6-(5-phosphoribosylamino)uracil reductase RibD, translated as MAENADEKYMRIALTLASKGRGRTSPNPLVGAVIVKDNRIAGQGYHEKAGEPHAEINAITAAGKRTQGSALYVNLEPCNHHGRTPPCTQAILTAGIRRVVVGMPDPNPDVKGGGIEFLRSHGVKVECGILEKECLRLNEAFIKYVTEKRPFVIMKAAASMDGKIATRSGDARWITGERARRFVHRLRNEVDAILVGAGTVIKDNPMLTTRLGQKRGRDPLRVILDSGLKIPLTARIFNLDSSAQTLVATLDNASDSKKRRLIEKGVEIMAVSTNQSGLDLAELLSKLGRKGILSILIEGGGTVFASAIQSRLVDKFYLFYAPIIIGGTKAVDMVGGEGVNHIAGAFRLKDMKTRKIGDDLLVEAYPAG; from the coding sequence TTGGCAGAAAACGCTGACGAAAAGTATATGCGGATTGCCCTAACCCTTGCCTCAAAGGGGCGGGGACGTACTTCGCCTAATCCCTTGGTCGGAGCGGTTATTGTCAAGGATAATAGGATAGCCGGCCAGGGATACCACGAAAAGGCCGGAGAACCCCATGCGGAAATCAACGCCATTACCGCCGCGGGCAAACGGACGCAGGGCAGCGCCCTGTATGTAAATCTTGAGCCGTGCAATCACCATGGCCGCACGCCTCCCTGTACGCAGGCGATCCTGACGGCAGGAATACGCCGCGTGGTCGTTGGCATGCCTGATCCCAATCCCGATGTAAAGGGGGGCGGTATCGAGTTTCTGCGGTCACACGGGGTGAAAGTAGAATGCGGCATCTTAGAAAAAGAGTGCCTTCGGCTAAATGAGGCCTTTATCAAGTACGTCACTGAGAAAAGGCCCTTTGTTATCATGAAGGCGGCGGCCAGTATGGACGGCAAGATTGCTACCCGAAGCGGGGATGCCAGATGGATTACCGGTGAAAGGGCACGCCGTTTTGTGCACCGTCTGAGAAATGAGGTTGACGCCATCCTGGTAGGCGCCGGAACAGTTATAAAAGACAATCCCATGTTGACTACACGGCTCGGACAAAAAAGAGGCAGGGATCCGTTGCGGGTAATACTGGACTCCGGGCTAAAAATTCCCCTCACTGCCAGGATATTTAACTTAGACTCATCTGCGCAAACTCTCGTAGCTACACTTGACAATGCCTCCGATAGCAAAAAGAGGCGTCTCATAGAAAAAGGCGTAGAGATAATGGCGGTTTCTACCAATCAAAGCGGCCTGGACCTTGCGGAGTTGTTGAGTAAATTAGGCAGGAAAGGTATATTAAGCATACTCATTGAAGGCGGGGGAACCGTCTTTGCCTCAGCTATACAGTCCAGATTGGTGGATAAATTTTATCTCTTTTATGCGCCGATTATTATCGGAGGCACAAAAGCCGTGGACATGGTAGGCGGAGAAGGTGTAAATCATATAGCAGGGGCCTTTCGGCTTAAGGATATGAAGACAAGAAAGATAGGAGATGACCTTTTAGTTGAGGCCTATCCGGCTGGTTAG
- the nrdR gene encoding transcriptional regulator NrdR: MKCPFCGHAEDKVIDSRVSKDNLVIRRRRECFRCQSRFTTYERVEEFMPLVVKKDGRREPFNRTKVVEGLKKACEKRPISINLIEEFVDGLEKTLQEMGEKEIPCSVIGEKVMAKLREWDEVAYVRFASVYKQFKDLDEFMTELKGLLATREEKEEK, translated from the coding sequence ATGAAATGCCCCTTTTGTGGACACGCGGAAGACAAGGTAATCGACTCCCGGGTCAGCAAAGATAATCTGGTTATCAGACGCCGTAGGGAGTGTTTTCGCTGCCAGAGCCGGTTTACAACCTATGAGCGGGTTGAGGAATTTATGCCCCTTGTAGTAAAAAAAGACGGGCGGCGGGAGCCCTTTAATCGTACGAAGGTTGTCGAAGGGCTGAAAAAAGCCTGTGAGAAAAGGCCGATTAGCATTAATCTAATCGAGGAATTTGTGGATGGCCTGGAAAAAACCTTGCAAGAAATGGGGGAGAAAGAGATCCCATGCTCGGTTATTGGAGAAAAAGTCATGGCCAAATTGCGCGAATGGGATGAAGTGGCATACGTTCGATTTGCCTCAGTCTATAAGCAGTTTAAGGACCTGGACGAGTTTATGACCGAACTAAAGGGCTTACTGGCTACCCGCGAGGAAAAAGAGGAAAAATAG